In a genomic window of Vigna angularis cultivar LongXiaoDou No.4 chromosome 6, ASM1680809v1, whole genome shotgun sequence:
- the LOC108319811 gene encoding vesicle transport protein GOT1, with protein MVSFEMNDRKKIGLGLTGFGIFFSFLGVMFFFDKGLLAMGNILFVSGVSLTIGLKSTMQFFMKRSNFKGTISFGIGFIILILGWPILGMIVESYGFIVLFSGFWPTLAVFIQKIPVLGWLFQQPYIRSLLDRYRGRRVPV; from the exons ATGGTTTCCTTCGAAATGAATGATCGAAAGA AGATTGGATTGGGATTAACGGGCTTTGGAATATTTTTCTCATTCCTTGGTGTTATGTTCTTCTTTGACAAGGGATTGCTTGCAATGGGAAAT ATCCTCTTTGTTTCTGGAGTTTCCCTGACTATTGGACTGAAATCCACCATGCAATTCTTCATGAAACGTAGTAATTTCAAG GGAACCATTTCATTTGGTATTGGATTCATTATTCTTATATTGGGGTGGCCTATTCTGGGCATGATTGTGGAGTCTTATGGATTCATCGTACTCTTCAG TGGTTTCTGGCCTACACTGGCTGTTTTCATTCAGAAGATCCCTGTTCTAGGTTGGTTGTTTCAACAACCATACATTCGATCG TTATTGGATCGATACAGAGGCAGACGTGTGCCCGTGTAG
- the LOC108319773 gene encoding uncharacterized protein LOC108319773, translating to MDLEFLGKIPWFNAQLNPYSVTNSVPTKALTEQPREESGDESKLPFISLFPWGKSAGDKFQRPSTINKGLRRQAQRGQNGIREDGDAIPLHFRPYVCKVPWHTGVRAFLSQLFPRYGHYCGPNWSSGKDGGSLVWDRRPIDWLDFCCYCHDIGYDTHDQATLLKADLAFLECLEKQHGRTKGDPHVAHLYKTMCINGLRNFLIPYRRNIVNLQHFGQPLIQFGWLSTLRWKSWNFQKTHGLNSVRGSTMS from the exons ATGGACTTGGAATTTCTTGGTAAAATCCCTTGGTTTAATGCTCAGTTGAATCCATATTCAGTGACTAATTCAGTTCCTACCAAAGCTTTAACTGAACAACCTAGAGAAGAATCTGGAGATGAATCCAAACTGCCCTTCATTTCATTGTTTCCTTGGGGAAAGAGTGCTGGAGACAAATTTCAAAGACCATCCACTATCAATAAAGGGTTAAGGAGGCAAGCACAACGTGGTCAGAATGGTATAAGGGAAGATGGTGATGCTATACCTTTGCATTTCCGGCCATATGTGTGTAAGGTTCCATGGCATACAGGGGTTAGAGCATTTCTTTCTCAGCTGTTCCCCAGATATGGACATTACTGTGGACCAAACTGGTCAAGTGGGAAAGATGGAGGATCTCTTGTTTGGGACAGGAGACCGATTGATTGGTTGGATTTCTGCTGTTACTGCCATGATATAGGGTATGATACTCACGATCAAGCTACGCTGCTGAAGGCTGACTTAGCCTTTCTGGAGTGTTTGGAAAAGCAGCATGGGAGAACTAAAGGAGATCCTCATGTTGCTCATCTTTACAAGACAATGTGTATTAATG GTCTGAGGAATTTTCTGATACCGTACAGAAGGAATATAGTGAATCTGCAACATTTTGGGCAACCTTTGATTCAGTTTGGATGGCTAAGCACTTTGAGATGGAAAAGTTGGAACTTTCAGAAAACTCATGGATTGAACTCAGTTAGGGGAAGTACCATGtcataa
- the LOC108319764 gene encoding uncharacterized protein LOC108319764, producing the protein MESQTSFTTVYVSVFDGLNYQMWVVKMKAYLDANDVWETVKEHYEVSPLPNNPTVAQMKNHKEKRLRKSKVKSILFTAVSPIIFNKIITLKTTYEIWKFLKEEYEGNERIKGMQALNLVRELEMQKMKDSETIKDYVDKLLGIANKIRLLGIEIRDSQIIQKILVTIPERYEATLSSLENSKDLFTITLAELLIALQAPEQRRLMREEYHIEGALTTKFLKKKRVS; encoded by the coding sequence ATGGAATCTCAAACATCCTTTACCACCGTTTATGTGTCTGTATTTGATGGACTAAACTATCAAATGTGGGTTGTCAAAATGAAAGCATATCTAGATGCTAACGATGTGTGGGAAACGGTAAAAGAGCACTACGAAGTGTCTCCCTTGCCAAATAATCCTACGGTCGCTCAAATGAAAAATCACAAAGAAAAGAGGCTTCGAAAATCCAAAGTCAAATCAATTTTGTTCACAGCCGTATCTCCAatcattttcaacaaaataataacgTTAAAAACGACATATGAAATCTGGaagtttttgaaggaagagtATGAAGGTAATGAGAGAATCAAAGGAATGCAAGCTTTGAATCTGGTTCGAGAACTTGAGATGCAAAAGATGAAAGATTCGGAGACAATAAAAGATTATGTGGACAAGCTTCTCGGCATTGCAAACAAAATACGTCTTCTTGGCATTGAGATTCGTGATTctcaaattattcaaaaaatacttgtaacAATTCCAGAAAGATATGAAGCCACATTGAGTTCCTTGGAGAACTCAAAAGATCTTTTTACTATTACCTTGGCAGAACTTTTGATCGCACTTCAGGCTCCAGAACAAAGAAGACTCATGAGAGAAGAATATCATATTGAAGGGGCTTTGACAActaaatttctgaaaaaaaaaagggtaagTTAG